A single Metarhizium brunneum chromosome 5, complete sequence DNA region contains:
- the EPHX2_1 gene encoding Bifunctional epoxide hydrolase 2 — translation MTLQLPARNSFEASKGHTYSYIHLRPQTPAKPTLLFLHGFPSHIPDWTRQVDHFASLGYGILACDLLGFGQSSKPTDPSSYRLKPMADELCQLLDAAGIKVAIGIGHDIGCTILSRLAAYHPDRFTALVFLAVGPPKLGTRFDLDLINDMTRRAMGFELLGYINWLSDRDDGKTQAMLEKNAASAMSLLFARDRQAWNEWFHPLHKMRQFVTEDRRVPIGEWYTHDLQRLHLEAFHREGGYTGSTRWYRMWRDNLFAPDEKGFEELLLTRPTLLVAPSGAEQQEQMLAAWAPQLTVHYVDAGHWVHLERAAETNAAMERFLDTLSSSGAPSLS, via the coding sequence ATGACGCTCCAACTCCCTGCCCGCAACTCATTCGAGGCATCCAAGGGCCACACATACTCGTACATTCACCTTCGCCCCCAGACGCCAGCCAAACCgacccttctcttcctccatGGCTTCCCATCACATATACCCGACTGGACGCGGCAAGTCGACCACTTCGCCTCCCTTGGCTACGGCATCCTCGCCTGCGACCTCCTCGGCTTCGGGCAGAGCAGCAAGCCCACAGATCCGTCCAGCTACCGCCTAAAGCCAATGGCCGACGAACTCTGCCAGCTACTAGACGCAGCCGGCATCAAAGTCGCCATTGGCATCGGACACGACATCGGCTGCACGATTCTCTCCCGCCTCGCAGCCTACCACCCAGACAGATTCACCGCCCTCGTCTTTCTCGCAGTCGGGCCACCAAAGCTAGGCACCCGCTTCGACCTCGACTTGATCAACGACATGACCAGGCGGGCCATGGGGTTCGAGCTACTGGGCTACATCAACTGGCTGAGCGACCGTGACGACGGCAAAACGCAGGCAATGCTCGAAAAGAACGCCGCGTCGGCCATGAGCCTGCTGTTTGCCCGTGACCGCCAAGCGTGGAACGAGTGGTTCCACCCGCTGCACAAGATGCGGCAGTTTGTGACTGAAGACAGACGCGTGCCCATCGGGGAATGGTACACGCACGACTTGCAGCGGCTGCACCTGGAGGCATTCCATAGAGAGGGCGGGTATACCGGCTCTACGCGATGGTACCGCATGTGGCGAGACAACTTGTTTGCGCCCGATGAGAAGGGTTTTGAAGAGCTGCTTCTGACGCGCCCGACGCTGCTTGTCGCGCCGTCCGGGGCAGAACAACAAGAGCAAATGCTGGCTGCGTGGGCGCCGCAACTGACTGTTCACTATGTCGATGCGGGACACTGGGTCCATCTGGAAAGGGCCGCGGAGACGAATGCCGCCATGGAGAGGTTCTTGGATACTCTGAGTAGTAGTGGTGCACCAAGTTTATCCTGA
- the hyuC gene encoding N-carbamoyl-L-amino-acid hydrolase — MMMNTSWRLGYASHSALLTRPMRFFSTSRPQSLKINADRLNETLHYTCQWGAANRYGDGPNDTGMSRLALSDDDARVRQWFAQETAKLDCQLTVDKMGNQFAKRAGSSKTGAPMIAMGSHLDTQPRGGRYDGILGVLAAVEVLRTLKDVGYTTNYDVGAINWTNEEGARFPNSMVSSGVWAGKIPIEKAWSLADIFDPSATMHSELVRHGYVGSVECSSDPETGYPLTAHFELHIEQGPILERTGKRIGVVQGAQAYKWLTVSVTGRDAHTGTTPLDMRSDPLLATAKMIASSNAIAKKHGALASTGVVKIPPNSSTNTIASTATFSLDIRHPEDHVVAQVLEECLASFDSISKEDGKGVKFKWSLDTDSEATKFDRDCIKAVEMAANDIVGPDGWSPLTSGAGHDSVYTSKKVPTTMIFVPCKDGVSHHPEEYCSPEDCAIGAQALLQAVINYDKMLVSGNH, encoded by the exons ATGATGATGAATACTTCATGGCGTCTTGGCTATGCTTCTCACTCGGCGCTCCTGACGAGGCCGAtgcgcttcttctccacCTCACGACCTCAGAGTCTGAAGATCAATGCCGATAGACTCAACGAAACTCTTCACTACACGTGTCAATGGGGAGCGGCTAACAGATATGGAGA TGGCCCCAACGATACCGGCATGTCGCGGCTTGCCCtgtctgatgatgatgcccgCGTCAGGCAATGGTTTGCCCAAGAGACTGCCAAGCTGGATTGCCAATTGACCGTCGATAAGATGGGAAACCAATTCGCCAAGAGGGCGGGATCATCCAAAACTGGCGCCCCGATGATTGCAATGGGAAGCCATCTGGACACCCAGCCGCGTGGCGGTCGGTACGACGGGATTTTGGGCGTCCTCGCTGCCGTCGAGGTGCTCAGGACTTTGAAAGACGTCGGCTACACGACAAATTACGACGTTGGCGCGATTAATTGGACAAA CGAGGAGGGTGCCAGATTTCCCAATTCCATGGTGTCATCCGGAGTCTGGGCGGGCAAGATCCCCATCGAGAAGGCGTGGAGCTTGGCCGACATCTTTGATCCATCTGCCACCATGCACTCGGAACTTGTGCGGCATGGCTACGTCGGGAGCGTCGAGTGCTCAAGTGACCCGGAAACGGGATATCCGCTCACAGCCCACTTTGAGCTACACATTGAGCAGGGACCTATCCTAGAACGAACTGGTAAAAGAATCGGGGTTGTGCAGGGAGCGCAGGCGTACAAGTGGTTGACCGTGTCTGTGACCGGCCGAGATGCCCATACGGGAACGACGCCGTTGGATATGCGGAGCGACCCGttgttggccacggcgaAAATGATTGCTTCTTCCAATGCTATTGCAAAGAAGCACGGTGCGCTGGCGTCCACGGGCGTGGTGAAGATTCCGCCAAACTCATCCACCAACACGATTGCTTCGACCGCCACCTTCTCCCTGGACATCCGCCACCCAGAGGATCATGTAGTCGCCCAGGTGCTCGAGGAGTGTCTTGCATCGTTTGATTCCATCAGCAAGGAGGATGGCAAGGGTGTCAAGTTCAAGTGGTCGCTTGATACGGACTCGGAAGCCACAAAATTCGACAGGGACTGCATCAAGGCTGTTGAAATGGCGGCTAATGACATCGTCGGGCCCGACGGATGGAGTCCGTTGACAAGCGGAGCCGGACACGACAGCGTGTATACGAGCAAAAAGGTTCCCACGACCATGATATTTGTTCCTTGCAAAGATGGCGTGAGCCATCATCCTGAGGAATATTGCAGTCCTGAAGATTG TGCCATCGGAGCTCAAGCGTTGTTGCAGGCAGTGATCAATTATGACAAGATGCTGGTGTCTGGGAATCATTGA